In Herbaspirillum seropedicae, a single window of DNA contains:
- a CDS encoding calcium-binding protein, translated as MATASSSQVNSSDKVTGPVRVVMPDQSGSFQINANRGAVQHVQVVDVDMVLHMADGSKVVLAGGAMEAMDDKSKVKFADSSSETGKLLDAVGKIPLKPNDQSRILNSDPIAVADNVASFDAHAQAQPHVTVDRNAASVGSDGISQLSKIITDNAGSLTSNGSQNLSVPTQPTVGDSSQVSVAASIAAALNPSSNDAPIRPVDPQLPPEKPGTIPSTIVVDPSQPSMAIKLVNLTTITQTGDSLFGSGGIPVSATDAGLPLQFSTQVINAGNDVHTIYAAGNNAGTFIKVFDVTISGNGNVLSVIVSGVPANMSIVNATNLGGGRYQMSVASGQTDFPMQLQYNTVEANTASPVHQHFDLTFTTVVATSLGQLTLNDVRHVALKDATAYGDLSYLDPATGDPVLVLPAQGLPHEVHAGNGGVTIYGSNANDLLYGGTGNDTIYGGSGNTFFDGGAGADRLVGGVNSTGTNVNTVSYANSSAGVNVNLVTGVGTGGDAQGDQLSNIQNLKGSAYSDTFVANASVNRLDGGSGGSDTVSYESSNAAVTVNLVTGTGSGGHAQGDTYTHIQNVVGSAFNDIFVASGDANRFDGGAGSNTVSYVNSAVGVNVNLLTGVGSGGAADGDTYVRIQNVIGTAGDDTFVGNADANSFDGGSGGNDTVSYAGSAQGVSVNFISGRGTGGNAEGDTYNHIQNAIGSAFDDVFFAGVDSRHFDGGSGGSDTVNYGGSTGAVTVDMINLVGSGGYAQNNSYTHIQNIVGSSYSDTFIASLAANNFNGGLGGSDTVSYAFSNAAVTVDLFHGTGSGGYAQGDVLAHIQNVIGSNYDDTFIASADVNNFDGRGGSNTVSYFYSTGGVTVDLTNTIGTGTGGYYAAGDSFSNIQNLIGSVYDDTFVASADANSFDGGTGSLHNRVSYAASTAGVTVDLNYSNGTGTSGGYAQGDKLANIQDLTGGAGNDTFVASLAENNFDGGAGSNRVSYAASTSAVTVDLVLGVGTGGYANNDTYANIQNVTGSGFDDTFIASLAANAFDGGAGNNTVSYAKAGDGNGVTVDLFNGRGSNGFAAGDTYANIQNVIGSAYDDTFVADNNHNVFDGRQGSNTVSYANSTAAVTVNLVTGTGTGGFADGDTFTNIQNVVGSAQDDLIIASSDANTIDGGLSATGAHNRVSYANSGAGVTVDLTYTDGTGTSGGYATGDKLSNIQDLTGSQFDDTFVASLAANNFDGGTGSLHNRVSYAHSSASETIDLFNGSGTGTYAQGDRYTNIQDVTGGSADDLIIANAAANNIDGGGGSLHNRVSYQNSTVSETVDLFNNVGSGGVGSLANGDTYANIQDVTGGSADDLFVASAAANAFDGGGGSHNRVSYANSTVDETVNLVSGQGSGGIGSLANGDTYANIQDATGGSGNDTFYGNTAANRFDGGGGSHNRVNYSGSTVAETVDLFNNVGSGGAGSLANGDTYANIQDVTGGTADDVFIASAAANAFDGGGGSLHNRVSYANSSADETVNLVTGQGSGGTGSLANGDTYINIQDVTGGSGNDTFYGNTAANNFDGGGGTHNRVNYSSSTVAETIDLLNGQGSGGAGSLANGDRYTNIQDATGGSADDVFIASAAANRFDGGGGSLHNRVSYASSTADETIDLYNGTGSGGLNSLANGDTYANIQDVTGGAGNDTFVATVAANTFDGGGGTHNRVSYANSTVAETVDLIAGLGSGGAGSFAAGDVYTNIQDVTGGSANDTFIASAAANRFDGGGGSHNRVSYASSTVSETVDLFNGNGTGGAGSLANGDTYTNIQDVTGGTADDVFIASAAANAFDGGGGTHNRVSYANSNAAETINLVSGQGSGTLAAGDTYLNIQDVTGGGGNDTFYGNTAANTFDGGGGTHNRVSYATSTVAETVDLFLGQGSGGAGSLANGDTYTNIQDATGGSANDTFVASAAANAFDGGGGSHNRVSYANSTVDETINLVSNTGTGGAGSLANGDTYANIQDVTGGSGNDTIVASAAANFLDGGTGSNTVSYAGSTSSNGSTGVTVDLSAGTGSGNYAQGDTYANIQNVIGSDFADTLTGFATVGVTSVLTGGKGADKLTAIDANRAYTYASYAGSANGVSINLQTGVGSNGDAQGDTLFNIDNLIGSSQNDTFYASANANKLDGGAGSDTVNYSLSTSSDGVNGVTVDLSAGSGSGNYADGDTYTNIENAVGSAYQDRLTGFATVGVRSVLEGGAGADVITAVAANRANTYASYAGSSSAVTVDLKNATGSGGDAQGDTLVNIDNVIGSAYSDTFVASTQANNFDGGSGGSDTVSYANDTGGVTVDLTNTLAASGAYAVGDKFTNIANLIGGSGNDTFYASSAANAFEGGAGVNTVNYARSGSAGVVVDLFHGTGSAPSGVANSYAAGDTYSHIQNVVGSAGNDTFYASGDANAFTGGGGSDTVSYYYSTSGDITVSLATGSVGSGGDASGDTYSGIANLEGSANVNSSLTGNASANTLTARGDSTTNSLSGGGASSGTDIYNVVEGGHNTVTVGSGNNLINVSAGSHSSLGAQSDMVNQNTGQSNINSISGGAGVTTLHFADLGNSLNLSNFSSKVSGITTLDVSAGGSTNILITAQDVIRMGMPSGSTSTILTVKMSAGESLQIAANGSDHYVYFPGTTDYAFYNSSNTEVARIHLVTA; from the coding sequence ATGGCAACCGCAAGCTCATCACAAGTGAACTCCAGCGACAAGGTCACCGGCCCGGTACGGGTGGTGATGCCCGACCAGAGCGGCAGCTTCCAGATCAACGCCAACCGTGGCGCGGTCCAGCATGTGCAGGTGGTCGATGTGGACATGGTGCTGCACATGGCCGATGGCAGCAAGGTGGTGCTGGCCGGCGGCGCCATGGAAGCCATGGATGACAAGTCCAAGGTCAAGTTCGCCGACAGCAGCTCGGAAACCGGCAAGCTGCTCGACGCCGTCGGCAAGATCCCCCTCAAGCCCAACGACCAGTCGCGCATCCTCAATTCCGATCCGATCGCCGTGGCCGACAATGTGGCCAGTTTCGATGCCCATGCGCAGGCCCAGCCGCATGTGACGGTGGACCGCAATGCCGCCAGCGTGGGCAGCGATGGCATCAGCCAGTTGTCCAAGATCATCACCGACAATGCCGGTTCGCTCACCAGCAATGGCAGCCAGAACCTGTCGGTGCCGACCCAGCCGACCGTGGGGGATTCGTCCCAGGTCAGTGTGGCGGCCTCCATTGCAGCGGCCCTCAACCCCAGTTCGAATGACGCGCCGATCCGGCCGGTCGATCCGCAGTTGCCGCCGGAAAAGCCGGGCACGATACCCTCGACCATCGTGGTCGATCCCTCGCAGCCGTCGATGGCCATCAAGCTGGTCAACCTCACCACCATCACCCAGACCGGCGACAGCCTCTTCGGCAGTGGCGGCATCCCGGTCTCGGCCACCGACGCCGGCCTGCCGCTGCAGTTCAGCACCCAGGTCATCAATGCCGGCAATGATGTGCACACCATCTATGCAGCGGGCAACAATGCCGGCACCTTCATCAAGGTATTTGACGTCACCATCAGCGGCAATGGCAATGTGCTCTCCGTGATCGTCTCGGGTGTGCCGGCCAACATGTCCATCGTCAACGCCACCAACCTGGGCGGCGGCCGCTACCAGATGTCGGTAGCGAGCGGGCAGACCGATTTCCCGATGCAGCTGCAGTACAACACGGTGGAAGCCAATACGGCCTCGCCGGTGCACCAGCATTTCGATCTGACCTTCACCACCGTGGTGGCGACCTCGCTGGGGCAGTTGACCCTCAATGACGTGCGCCATGTCGCGCTCAAGGACGCCACCGCCTATGGCGACCTGAGCTACCTCGACCCGGCCACCGGCGATCCGGTGCTGGTCTTGCCCGCCCAAGGGCTGCCGCACGAGGTGCATGCCGGCAATGGCGGCGTGACCATCTATGGCAGCAATGCCAACGACCTGCTCTACGGCGGCACCGGCAACGACACTATCTATGGCGGCAGCGGCAATACCTTCTTCGATGGCGGCGCAGGCGCGGACCGCCTGGTGGGCGGCGTCAACAGCACCGGCACCAACGTCAACACGGTCAGCTACGCCAATTCCAGCGCAGGCGTGAACGTCAACCTGGTCACCGGCGTGGGCACCGGCGGCGACGCCCAGGGCGACCAGCTCTCCAACATCCAGAACCTCAAGGGCAGCGCCTACAGCGACACCTTCGTGGCCAATGCCTCGGTGAACCGCCTCGATGGCGGCAGCGGCGGCTCCGATACGGTCTCCTACGAATCTTCCAATGCCGCCGTCACCGTCAACCTGGTGACCGGCACCGGCAGCGGCGGCCATGCCCAGGGCGATACCTATACCCACATCCAGAACGTCGTGGGCAGCGCCTTCAACGATATCTTCGTCGCCAGCGGCGATGCCAACCGTTTCGATGGCGGTGCGGGGTCCAACACGGTGTCCTACGTCAATTCGGCGGTCGGCGTGAACGTGAACCTGCTGACCGGCGTGGGCAGCGGCGGCGCGGCCGACGGCGACACCTATGTGCGCATCCAGAACGTCATCGGCACCGCCGGCGACGACACCTTCGTGGGCAATGCCGACGCCAACAGCTTCGACGGCGGCAGCGGCGGCAATGACACCGTCAGCTATGCCGGATCGGCGCAGGGCGTGTCGGTGAACTTCATCTCCGGTCGCGGCACCGGCGGCAATGCCGAGGGCGATACCTACAACCACATCCAGAACGCCATCGGTTCGGCCTTTGACGATGTCTTCTTTGCCGGCGTGGATAGCCGCCACTTCGATGGCGGCAGCGGGGGTTCCGATACCGTCAACTACGGCGGTTCCACTGGCGCGGTCACGGTGGACATGATCAACCTGGTCGGCAGCGGCGGTTACGCCCAGAACAACAGCTACACCCATATCCAGAACATCGTCGGCAGTTCCTATTCCGACACCTTCATCGCCAGCCTGGCCGCCAATAATTTCAACGGCGGCCTGGGGGGCTCGGATACCGTCAGCTACGCTTTCTCCAATGCCGCTGTCACGGTCGACCTGTTCCATGGCACCGGCAGCGGCGGCTACGCGCAGGGCGACGTGCTGGCGCATATCCAGAACGTCATCGGCAGCAACTATGACGACACCTTCATCGCCAGCGCCGACGTCAATAATTTCGATGGCCGCGGTGGCTCCAATACGGTCAGCTATTTCTATTCGACCGGTGGCGTGACGGTCGATCTCACCAATACCATCGGCACCGGTACCGGCGGCTACTATGCAGCCGGCGATTCGTTCAGCAATATCCAGAACCTGATCGGCAGCGTCTACGACGATACCTTCGTCGCCAGCGCCGACGCCAACAGCTTCGATGGCGGTACCGGCTCGCTGCACAATCGCGTCAGCTATGCGGCCTCTACCGCCGGCGTCACGGTGGACCTGAACTACAGCAATGGCACCGGCACGTCGGGGGGCTATGCGCAGGGTGACAAGCTTGCCAACATCCAGGACCTCACCGGCGGCGCCGGCAACGATACCTTCGTCGCCAGCCTGGCCGAAAACAACTTCGATGGCGGGGCCGGTTCCAACCGCGTGAGCTATGCCGCCTCGACCTCGGCGGTGACGGTGGACCTGGTGCTGGGCGTGGGTACGGGCGGCTATGCCAACAACGATACCTACGCCAACATCCAGAACGTCACCGGCAGCGGCTTCGACGATACCTTCATCGCCAGCCTGGCAGCCAATGCCTTTGACGGCGGCGCCGGCAACAACACGGTGAGCTATGCCAAGGCCGGCGATGGCAACGGCGTGACCGTGGACCTGTTCAATGGCCGGGGCAGCAACGGCTTTGCCGCCGGCGATACCTATGCCAACATCCAGAACGTGATCGGCTCGGCCTACGACGACACCTTCGTGGCCGACAACAACCACAACGTCTTCGATGGCCGCCAGGGTTCCAACACCGTCAGCTACGCCAACTCGACGGCAGCGGTGACGGTGAACCTGGTCACTGGCACCGGCACGGGCGGCTTTGCCGATGGCGATACCTTCACCAACATCCAGAACGTGGTGGGCTCCGCCCAGGACGACCTGATCATCGCCAGCAGCGACGCCAACACCATCGATGGTGGCCTCAGCGCGACCGGCGCGCACAACCGCGTGAGCTACGCCAATTCCGGCGCCGGCGTGACGGTGGACCTGACCTATACCGATGGCACCGGCACCTCCGGCGGCTATGCGACTGGCGACAAGCTATCCAACATCCAGGACCTCACCGGCAGCCAGTTCGACGATACCTTCGTGGCCAGCCTGGCCGCCAACAATTTCGACGGCGGCACCGGCAGCCTGCATAACCGCGTCAGCTACGCCCACTCCAGCGCCAGCGAAACCATCGACCTCTTCAATGGCAGTGGCACAGGCACCTACGCCCAGGGCGACCGCTACACCAACATCCAGGACGTCACCGGCGGTAGCGCCGATGACCTGATCATCGCCAATGCGGCGGCCAACAACATCGATGGCGGTGGCGGCTCGCTGCACAACCGGGTCAGTTACCAGAACTCCACCGTCTCGGAAACCGTCGACCTGTTCAACAATGTCGGCAGCGGCGGCGTGGGCAGCCTGGCCAATGGCGATACCTATGCCAATATCCAGGACGTCACCGGCGGCAGCGCCGATGACCTCTTCGTGGCCAGCGCTGCGGCCAATGCCTTCGATGGCGGCGGCGGCAGCCATAACCGGGTGAGCTACGCCAACTCCACCGTCGACGAAACCGTCAACCTGGTCAGCGGCCAGGGCAGTGGCGGCATCGGCAGCCTGGCCAATGGCGACACCTATGCCAACATCCAGGACGCCACCGGGGGCAGCGGCAACGACACCTTCTACGGCAACACGGCGGCCAACCGTTTCGATGGCGGCGGCGGCAGCCACAACCGGGTCAACTACAGCGGCTCCACCGTCGCCGAGACGGTGGACCTGTTCAACAACGTCGGCAGCGGTGGTGCAGGCAGCCTGGCCAATGGCGACACCTACGCCAACATCCAGGATGTCACCGGCGGCACGGCCGATGATGTCTTCATCGCCAGCGCAGCGGCCAATGCCTTCGATGGCGGCGGCGGCTCGCTGCACAATCGCGTGAGCTACGCCAATTCCAGCGCCGATGAGACCGTCAACCTGGTCACCGGCCAGGGCAGTGGCGGCACGGGCAGCCTGGCCAACGGCGACACCTACATCAACATCCAGGATGTGACCGGCGGCAGCGGCAACGACACCTTCTACGGCAACACCGCCGCCAACAATTTCGACGGCGGCGGCGGCACGCACAACCGGGTCAACTACAGCAGCTCCACCGTGGCCGAGACGATCGACTTGCTCAACGGCCAGGGCAGCGGCGGGGCGGGCAGCCTGGCCAATGGCGACCGTTACACCAATATCCAGGACGCCACCGGCGGCAGCGCCGACGATGTCTTCATCGCCAGCGCGGCAGCCAACCGCTTCGACGGTGGCGGCGGCTCGCTGCACAACCGCGTCAGCTATGCCAGCTCGACCGCCGATGAAACCATCGACCTGTACAACGGCACCGGTTCGGGCGGCCTGAACAGCCTGGCCAATGGCGACACCTATGCCAACATCCAGGATGTCACCGGCGGCGCCGGCAACGACACCTTCGTGGCGACCGTGGCCGCCAACACCTTCGATGGCGGCGGCGGCACCCACAACCGGGTCAGCTACGCCAATTCCACCGTGGCCGAGACGGTCGACCTGATCGCCGGCCTGGGCAGTGGCGGGGCGGGCAGCTTTGCTGCGGGCGACGTCTACACCAACATCCAGGACGTGACCGGCGGCAGTGCCAATGACACCTTCATCGCCAGCGCGGCGGCCAACCGCTTCGATGGCGGCGGCGGCAGCCATAACCGCGTGAGCTATGCCAGTTCCACCGTTTCCGAAACGGTCGACCTGTTCAACGGCAATGGCACTGGCGGCGCAGGCAGCCTGGCCAATGGCGATACCTACACCAACATCCAGGACGTCACCGGCGGCACCGCCGATGATGTCTTCATCGCCAGCGCAGCGGCCAATGCCTTCGATGGCGGCGGCGGCACCCACAACCGGGTGAGCTACGCCAACTCCAACGCGGCCGAGACGATCAACCTGGTCAGCGGGCAGGGCAGCGGCACCCTGGCCGCGGGCGACACCTATCTCAACATCCAGGACGTCACGGGCGGCGGCGGCAACGACACCTTCTACGGCAACACGGCGGCCAATACCTTCGATGGTGGTGGCGGCACCCACAACCGCGTCAGCTACGCCACCTCCACTGTGGCCGAGACGGTGGACCTGTTCCTCGGCCAGGGCAGCGGCGGCGCTGGCAGCCTGGCCAATGGCGATACCTACACCAACATCCAGGACGCCACCGGCGGCAGCGCCAACGACACGTTCGTGGCCAGCGCGGCAGCCAATGCCTTCGATGGCGGCGGCGGCAGCCACAACCGCGTCAGCTATGCCAACTCCACCGTCGACGAGACCATCAACCTGGTCAGCAACACCGGCACCGGCGGCGCGGGCAGCCTGGCCAATGGCGATACCTACGCCAACATCCAGGACGTTACCGGCGGCAGCGGCAACGACACCATCGTCGCCAGCGCCGCCGCCAACTTCCTCGATGGCGGCACGGGTTCCAATACGGTCAGCTATGCCGGCTCCACCAGCAGCAATGGCAGCACTGGCGTGACCGTGGACCTGTCGGCGGGGACCGGCAGCGGCAACTACGCCCAGGGCGATACCTATGCCAATATCCAGAATGTCATCGGCAGCGACTTCGCCGATACCCTGACCGGCTTTGCCACCGTCGGCGTGACCTCGGTGCTGACCGGCGGCAAGGGCGCCGACAAGCTCACCGCCATCGATGCCAACCGCGCCTACACCTACGCCTCCTACGCCGGCTCGGCCAATGGCGTGAGCATCAACCTGCAGACCGGCGTGGGCAGCAACGGCGACGCCCAGGGCGATACGCTCTTCAACATCGACAACCTGATCGGCAGCAGCCAGAACGACACCTTCTACGCCAGCGCCAATGCCAACAAGCTCGATGGCGGGGCCGGCTCGGATACGGTGAACTATTCGCTCTCCACCAGCAGCGATGGCGTCAATGGCGTCACGGTCGATCTCTCCGCCGGCAGCGGCAGCGGCAACTATGCCGATGGCGACACCTACACCAACATCGAAAATGCCGTGGGCAGCGCCTACCAGGACCGCCTCACCGGGTTTGCCACCGTGGGCGTGCGCTCGGTGCTGGAAGGCGGCGCCGGGGCTGACGTCATCACGGCCGTGGCGGCCAATCGCGCCAACACCTATGCGTCCTATGCCGGATCGTCCTCGGCCGTGACGGTGGATCTGAAGAACGCCACCGGCAGCGGCGGCGATGCCCAGGGCGATACCCTGGTCAACATCGACAATGTCATTGGCAGCGCCTATTCCGATACCTTCGTGGCCAGCACCCAGGCCAACAACTTCGACGGTGGCAGCGGCGGTTCCGATACGGTGAGCTACGCCAACGACACCGGCGGCGTGACGGTGGACCTGACCAACACCCTGGCGGCCAGCGGTGCGTATGCGGTGGGCGACAAGTTCACCAATATCGCCAACCTCATCGGCGGCTCCGGCAATGACACCTTCTATGCCAGCAGCGCGGCCAATGCCTTCGAGGGTGGGGCGGGCGTCAATACCGTCAACTATGCCCGTTCCGGATCGGCGGGCGTGGTGGTGGACCTGTTCCATGGCACCGGCAGCGCCCCCAGCGGTGTGGCCAACAGCTATGCCGCAGGCGACACCTACTCCCACATCCAGAATGTCGTGGGCAGCGCCGGCAATGACACTTTCTACGCCAGTGGCGACGCCAATGCCTTCACGGGGGGCGGCGGCAGCGATACGGTCAGCTACTACTACTCGACCAGCGGCGACATCACGGTGAGCCTGGCCACCGGGTCCGTCGGCAGTGGCGGCGACGCCAGCGGCGATACCTACTCCGGCATCGCCAACCTGGAGGGCAGCGCCAACGTCAACAGTTCACTGACCGGCAATGCCAGCGCCAACACACTCACCGCGCGCGGCGACAGCACCACCAACTCGCTCAGCGGCGGCGGGGCCAGTTCCGGCACGGACATCTACAACGTGGTCGAAGGCGGACACAACACGGTGACCGTGGGCAGCGGCAACAACCTGATCAATGTCAGCGCCGGTTCGCACAGCTCACTGGGCGCGCAGAGCGACATGGTGAACCAGAATACCGGTCAATCCAACATCAACTCCATTTCCGGCGGCGCCGGCGTGACCACCTTGCACTTCGCCGACCTGGGCAACTCGCTGAACCTGAGCAACTTCTCGAGCAAGGTCAGCGGCATCACCACGCTGGACGTCAGTGCAGGGGGCAGCACCAACATCCTCATCACGGCGCAGGACGTGATCCGCATGGGCATGCCCAGCGGCTCGACGTCCACCATCCTGACCGTGAAGATGAGCGCCGGTGAGAGCTTGCAGATCGCGGCCAATGGTTCGGATCATTACGTCTACTTCCCCGGCACCACCGACTATGCCTTCTACAACAGCAGCAACACGGAGGTGGCGCGCATCCACCTGGTGACCGCCTGA